GAAATCGGTGAAAAAAAGATTTTACCTATACTTAAAAATAGTATATGATTCGTCTTAATTACGAGGTCtcgagttttaaattttaataataaaaataaaatcaatagtTAAATTAAGAAGCAATAGAAGTGAGAGAACATAAATTTCAGCAGAAAAGGATTTACCTTTCTGAGTATTGCTTTTTCTTGaatcttttgaatataaaagaAATCACGTCTAAGACTAAGGAGTTTAAATTCTCTAGTGTGTATATAATTcacaaaaataacatattagTGAGATTTTATGGGATAAAGAAGTTATTTTCGACTAGAAATATCAGTAATATCTATTGATAGCATAAAAAACTGTATACGTTTCTATATACTCCATAATTTAAGCTTAGTCACAAAGCAAAATCACATGCATCcacatatatatgtgtgtgttcTCACGTGTTATGCTTTGGTCCCTCTCTTTTGTTTTACAATATGAGGCTGTAATTAGTACTAAATACATATTACAGACAATAGAGTTGTTAAGGAGAAAATTTGTTTTCGCcaattttatatcttttgtttGACAAATATTTGAAGGAGGGGACAACCAAGATCCAAATAAGATGTAGAACAGTGGAtagaaaaagatttaaaataaaaatgtgacagcaatcattaatttatataatactaCAAATAAGATATGGAAAAAAATTTGGGAATTGTGGTAGCCAAAGACTACAAGGAAAAAAAGTTGACTTTTTTAGGCTCCCAATAAAAAACTTAGAAAAGAGACAAAAAGgaattttatttgtcatgtctTTAATAACAGTATACCCGTGAATAAGTGAAAGACATGCTTAGCCCTTTTCTATATTCTCCTCTTACCTTTGTAATTTTAGCTCATCATGAAAACTAGAACCGATAAACttcatattttaaatctatttttattatcGACCCTTGAAAATGTCCAAGAGGTCTAGTTGTCGATGTCGGGCTACTCAATCTTCATATTTATTATCCAGTTGTAGTTGTTGCATTTACAAGAAACCATAAGGGCAGCAAAATAAGATTgtacaagagaaaaaaaataaattatctagtGGTGTTACCTGGCCAAAACATTGTCATAATCATTGGTAGGTCCAATCTTTGAAGGCTAGTTTTATTGCGACTTTTTTTTGGTTGTCAGATCATAAGCTATTCACCTTTGGCCTTAGCCACACATCTACTAAAAAGAGGCTCAAACCTAACAATAAAAACCATATCTTTGCTATAAAAGCTTCTGACAATTTTGTAACCAACTTGTTACTCATatttatagaaataaaaaaaataagggtgTTTcactatagtttttttttaacacaCTCAACCACTTTTTCCCCTGCAGGACTATGGAGTTACTTTATTTCTTTATCGAACAACTTACCTTGTGGATATAGTAAGAGAGAAGATTGGAAGGGTATTGAAATTGAATGCCATTCAACAAGGTGATGCTTGGAAAGGAATGGATGTGTTAATTTTCAATTCTTGGCATTGGTGGACTCACAAGGGCAACTCTCAACCGTATGATTCCTTTTTCGAgcacacttttattttttaattgtatattcAACATGTGTGGGTCTGATTCTCTAATACTATGTTAAAGTATGTAATTATTTCATCTAAAAGCTTAAGGTGTTAGAGAGACCacatgtttattattttaatatgtccTGGAAAAAACTATAGTAACTGAATCATATCTTCTGTAGATGGGATTATGTGCAAGATGGTATGAAAGTATCAAAAGATATGGACCGTTTAATGGCATATTACAAAGGTCTAACTACTTGGGCTAGATGGGTTGATGGAAATGTTGACTCCTCTAAGACCAAAGTGTTCTTCCAGGGCATTTCTCCAACTCATTATATGTAAGTGCTACACTTCTTCATTTGCTCAATAATCGCtagaatttaagttttatatgcTGAAAGTTCAAGAACTATTCATATGATCAACTAACTCAAAAGTATGTAACGGTATAATCTATGCTTCCTCGGGCTCTTGAAAAATGTGTCGGGTCCAAAAGAAACACATAGCTTTTAGAAGATTCAGTACACAACAATTCTTTTGAcgagtctgagcaacatagtAGGTAACCTAGAGAAAGTAGCAACCAACGTGCAATCATAGTGCGCGTTACTAACCACTAACTTTCACtgaatatatatgttttccACGCGTAAGAAGCTCAAAATTCATGTTCTGTTGTATCTTGATCAGGGGTCAGGAATGGGGGGCATCAACAAAGAATTGCAACTCAGAGCAAATACCATTAGCAGGATCGACATATCCAGCAGGGACACCAGCATCAGCAATTGTGGTTAACAAAGTACTAAATAGGATGAAGACACCAGTTCATCTCCTCGATATCACGTTTCTGTCTCAGTTAAGGAAAGATGCTCATCCATCAATGTACAGCGGCGGTCACCCTGGTGTAGATTGCAGCCACTGGTGTCTCCCTGGACTACCTGATACATGGAACCAGCTTCTTTATGCATCACTAATTATGTGAGGATGAAAAACCTCatataattttctccttttaatCTTCTTCCTTTCCACTGAAATTAACTGTACATTTGTGGACGTATGTGAAGACCTTCAGCTCAAAACAGCCAGCAATCAAGTGAACGTAGCAATCATTGGCGCAGTACTCCTGGACTTCTTAATAATTGGAGCCAGCTTGTTTATGCAGCAGCAGTTCTACTCTGAAGACGAAGACTTCAGATTAGTTTTAATTGCTCATAGTTTGATTCAAGGACATACAATAGCTTTTAGATGTAATAACTAAGGGTGCATAGAAGTTCTATTGATTTCTAATTACTAGCTTGAACTTTCCTTTCATTTTGTTAAGCAATAGCGAATAAAAGCAGAATCTCTCTGCTTGTATCTGGATTGAGTACTAGTAAATGTAAAAGCTTCTTATCCAGATATGAAATTTCATGTGTAAGTCAGTTTTATGATTCACAACTAAGAGATTTGCAACATTTAGATGAAACTTTTACTATTCAAGAACATGTTTTGCATTGTTCATGGTGTAATATGATGCATGGCCACCGAATGTTAACATTGTTTACtcttatcatataaattgaggaAGCTAAGAAGAAACGCGTACATATTATGGAAACCAGTAGTAAAAGTAATGAACTACATTGTCTTTCATCTGATCTGCAAATGAAGTAGAAAAGAACAAGGAACTGACTGAGTCTATAAGTTACCAACATAAATAATCAGTGTGGTTTTTATTGTAACATTTGTGTAATGAGTGTGGTTTTTGCTTGAGAACTACTTAATCATATTACTCTGTCTAGAAGGTGGATGTGGTTGTTAGGTAAAATCTTTTGGTCTGTCTACTCTAATAGtaatatttcacatttattgttcaaaatatatattcaatctAGGGAGGCCTAAGCTTCCTGATTTAGATTAAATAATGCTAAGGGCACAAACTATATATAACAtaagtaatattttataatCCAAACGGTATCTAACAAGTTTATAACAGAGTAATTGTCAGATAAATTGTACAACTCCAGCTGTTACGAGTGGAAAGTACAACCCCACTAACATGTTCCATTAGACATATATATTAGCTGTTGTAACAAGCCTCTTCAACAAATCCAAGTACAATAAATTAAAGGAATTGATTGAATAcgaaagaagaacaaaagagaTGAGAAAACGATTTTCAGATTAAATTGAACAACTTAGTGTCCGTTTGGATTAACTTATTGTTAGGTCATGTTGATTTTTAAGtaggttttttaaaatttggagGTGTTTGAAAATGTTATTAAGCGTTTTAAAAAACCTATTTTTAGGCTTAAAAAGTAACAGAAAAGGTAAAATCCTTTTGAGACAAATTCATAATTTGAAGTTTAAGCTTTTTTACGACAATCGACTAGTAACCATTTAACTTataagaataaattttaattccACAAATGTTATCTTCTGACCATGCTACTAGTTACGTACAGTTACaaatttttattagtataattttcaCTTCAATTTACTACATCGTACAACACTTGTTTAGAAAAGAAGTGAAGCGAGAAAGTAAAAGTACTCagctctttttcttttaaatttggagtgagctttttaattttaaaatttggaaaaagattaaaattgaAGTTCCAATGTTTGATAATTCAAATATTGGGCATTAATGAAAAGGAAACTCTTAAAATAGTTTGATTCTTTCGAGACGTTTTCACTCCCCTGCCTTAACCTacccaaaaattaaatgaaaaaagaagtTCTAAAAATCTACAATTGTTTCAAGTTtgcaaagaaataaaagatacCAACTTTCTTTATCTTGCTCTTCTTTCTCCCCTTTCAAGAAGAAAGCACAAAGAAAATGTATCTTCTAGCTTTTATAAACCATATAGGATAGTGAGGTATATAAatgggaaaaggaaaaaaaagtagttataagtttaaaacttgaatttgaattatacTTGAACTTGAGCATTTGTTGAGGGATCCAAATTAACATAAGCCAATTTTACTTGAGCAAAATAAAAATGTACCAGTATGATTTCAAGCTCATATCTATACACATATCCTCTGAACTTTTTGTTAAGTTGTATAAATCGAAGCAAGTCTGCTAGGTATGATACCGAggaattttaaatgattaaaacaCTGTTAACAGgttaataataattacatataAGGACAAGTTATTGAACTGATAGAGAGTCCGTTTTCACAcgaattatgaataaattaataaatatttaagcaGAAAAATGGCTACTGCCATTGGtatattcacattcacattgttgatgtcattttttatacaacaaaaataacagcATTCTGAAGCTGAGTTTGCTACAGATAATGAATTAGCAAGGTGTAGATTTGCAAACATATTTGtgttgctgctgttgctgaTTTTGACATTGTATATGGCATGATCTTGCTTTGTCTCTCAGCTCTTGGAATGCCCTCATTGTCTCCACGTCGAAACCACCCGCAAACTTAACAAAAAAACAGGAAAAccacaaattttaattattacttgtaccaaaaaaaaaaaaacatgtgaaaCAACTACCCTTGAATGCTGTTATAAATGTTCTTCCTTTTTTCTTACTATTGTTTACCTGATGTACTCGAAAGGCGAACCTAACGCCTTGAATTATAAGCTCTTCTTCTTCAGGACCACCACCAACCATTTCTAACTCTGCAGATACCCTCTTCATGTACTTCATGGCTAATTTTACTGATGCCAGCTTGATCTGCAATaatgcaaaaataaaacaacacaACTACCTCACGTTATTACCGCGTCTTTCTTTGTGTTAATATTTCTCAATCAAAGCAGCAGCATAGGACAAAATTTGAGACCACACGGTTTAATAGGATTTGCCCCACATAACAGTGAAAAAAGAGAGACACCAGTAATTGTGCAGGCAAGCAGAATGTCTGTGAACTCTGGCTGCCTGAGCTTAATTATATTATCTTGCAAGAAAAAGACCAACAGACTAGATAGTTTCATAGATGCCCATACCACTGTGCAGAAACATAAATTGATATGCCCAATAATTGACCTAAAATCTCagaaggaaaattaaaattttcattgggTCGGGTCCCGTCCCCAACCCAACTCAGCTTAGCGGATTACCCGCGCCACACGAACGGGTATTGTATAATTgtggaaaaaaatttaaagcacTTCTAAATCTTGAAAACCATGAAAGTAAAAGTAAAGAAGCGAGTTTTTGCCAATTAGGAAACTTCTTCCTGCTGGATGACTATTTTAATTTGCCTTAAAATTATGCAGATATAGATTAAAAAATCATAGGGAGATTTCTATCTTAGTGTGACATTATAAAAATCATAGGGATCTATAAAAGGTCAACATTAAGAATCTGATTCCTTTTTCTACTTACTACCACCAAACACTGGCATGAAAAGGGATGAAGACAAGCAAATATGTTTTGGAGAACAGAGACTTGACATGTGCTCATGCAGGCATGGACATATTAATAATGCAGAACTTCCCCATAAATTCTGTCATCTAGTAACACTCTAATAGAATAATACATAGTATATTTTATCCCATGCTATTTCCTTTGTCTGTATTATTCAACGGAAACCTCCACGGTACAGACCAAGAACAatcttcaattatattgtttttCCTCTAGTCATAACCCTATGATAAAGAAATAGCAAGATATCTGATACAGTAATTGATTTTCAGCACAAAGTTCGGATTTATACCACGAGAAGTAAAAACCACACATTGTGTTAAACTGTTAACATAGCTCCGCAAAGCAGAGTAAAGTATGGAGAAATTTCGACAGGACTAGCTTCAGTAGTGCTCTATACATCATTTCCTAGAGCGTGTTGGGAACTGTCCtagtatttctttttaatagaCAGTAAAAAATGTATAGGCATCAAAAGAGGTGCTACCAGAAAAGACGGCACGAATTGAGGTCATTGGTGAAAGTTTACCTATTGTGAAGACATTCCTATATGGAACATCAATAGGAAAAATACATCAAACATCTACTATAGTAGAGAGAATTATTAATTACCTGAGTAACAAAACCAGTATCCAGCATCCACTCAATTGGGATTTGGAAAACTTTATATCTCTTAGTGGCTGATTCTCTCATTCTTGACAGATTGTAAATTCCATGCTCTAATCTGTATAATTGACATAAGAACAGAGATCAATCATTActtaataaacatattttctttGCAAATGCAAAatctcattaattaattcaGAGTTTATATAGAGTAATAACAATAGAGCAAATtcatacttctcaaataaggCCTGCATTTTCTTAAGAGCTGTGCCACATGGTTGTCTAGGATTATCACGAAAGGACGATGCCTCAGATTCTAGTTTCTTTAGATCACAATATCCAAATGCAGCTTCTCTCAATGCATCAGCCTTCTGTTCAGGCCATTCAAAGTGTTTCAGAACAGCCCTTTCATCAACCTGAAAAGACTTCAAGTCATCAGATTGATCGACCAAACATATACAATTTCATTCGCAAGTTAGATAATGAAAAGAACTTTAaatgataaagaagaagaagtttacCA
This window of the Solanum pennellii chromosome 2, SPENNV200 genome carries:
- the LOC107011675 gene encoding protein trichome birefringence-like 38, with translation MVVLWSQLVIKSVLLVCSIISLCLYSGRAEVIVENFSLENKGVVSNSKCNLFQGRWAIDPSFPLYDSSKCPFIDPEFDCLKYGRPDKQYLKYAWKPDSCNLPRFNGKDLLQRWSGKKIMFIGDSLSLNMWNSLACMLHASVPIAKTTISRKETLSYVTFQDYGVTLFLYRTTYLVDIVREKIGRVLKLNAIQQGDAWKGMDVLIFNSWHWWTHKGNSQPWDYVQDGMKVSKDMDRLMAYYKGLTTWARWVDGNVDSSKTKVFFQGISPTHYMGQEWGASTKNCNSEQIPLAGSTYPAGTPASAIVVNKVLNRMKTPVHLLDITFLSQLRKDAHPSMYSGGHPGVDCSHWCLPGLPDTWNQLLYASLIIPSAQNSQQSSERSNHWRSTPGLLNNWSQLVYAAAVLL